The Sparus aurata chromosome 10, fSpaAur1.1, whole genome shotgun sequence genome includes the window TGTGatcttgagaaaaaaacaatcattatcAATGGAAACAGTAATAAATGTTCAACCTTTGAACAATGTTGTGGAGGGGCACATAAAAAGCATAAAGATAGAATGACCCACGTGTACAGACATGTGCACCTTGACTTGCTTTGATCTTCTTGACTAACGCCTAagtaataaatcaataaaacatcCCGAGCAAGAAACAACTGCCGAGAAGCAATAAGGAAAACAGGGTACAATTCAGCAGATCATCTTATGTTTTTGCCTGTTTTGGTTTGCCCCCTTGCCAACCCTGAAAACCTTGACTAACAATTATTAACCTGAACTTTCTTATAAATACATACCTCCTCACTGTCAGTCAACAGACCTTTCCACAAATCAGCCAAATCTAACAGAAAGATTCCTTCCAAGCTGAAGAATGGAGAACATCTCAGTACTGAtggttgtgtgtttgcttgCGGGTCTATCTGAATGCCTGGCTGGAGAAAACGGCAATCAGACCCAAGTTACCGAGGtgacaaatgaggatgtggCGGAGACGTCGATAGAAAATGACGCTATCCATAATTTGAACCAAGGGTTTGAAGCACCAGCTGTTTTGGCATCTAACTCAACAGGAACCCAGAGCAGATGTGAGCCACCCATCTACACAGTGCTGAAGCAGCTTGGGGCTCTGGAAGAAAGGCTTTCTGCTACTGTGAGAGCTCTGGAGGAAACAAACAAGAAGCTAGAGGCCAGTGAGAAGAAGCTGTCTGCACTGAACAGCACAGTGACTGAACTTAGTGCAGAGGATAAAGGTAATTAAATATATTACACTTAACCATGGTTATGCAGAGTCATAGTTTGACATGCAAACTCCCTGTTTTGAGCTTAATTTGATTAGATTTGAGAAACCATTTCAGTCAGATTCTCTTGCCTCTGCCCAACACTGTCTCATATGAGCCAAGAAGGCAGACCGTTTATTTAAAACTGAATGCTGATAAAAAATGAATTGATTTCAATATGCACTATCCTGGCACTGATGCAGCTCTACAAATATACTAGTTTCTAAAGTTTTAAACGATTTGccattttttaagaagaaaCAATATTCAGGTATGTTTTTATCCTTCAGGATGGCCTCGGGTTGCATTTTCTGCTGCATTACCAATAGATGGCACCATTGGTCCTGCAGATGTTCTTTACTCGCTGGTGTACAAAAATGTTCTGTCAAACATTGGAGGGCATTACAATGCACACACAGGTCAGTATTTTAGTACAACCTTTAGAAACTTTCTCCTTATTGTGTGATATGGTTAGAACTATTCTAAACGGTCTTTACTCATCTCGTTTTCTGCTACAGTGTCCTCTTTACAATCTCtctctatatttttttttaaataaagtactGCCTGGTAACtgatttattgttgttgtttgatgcAGGTTATTTTACAGCACCAGTGCGAGGAGTCTATTATTTCAGCTTCACCTCCTTCTGGTGGGGAGCAAATCCTGGAAGTTGTGGTGGAAGTTTgtacaaaaatggaaataagATAGTGTCATGGTATGTTACCAATAGCAATCACGCTTCCTCTGGATCTAACAGCGCTGTATTGCAACTACAAGTTGGAGACAATGTTAATGTTCGTCTTTGGAATAATAGGAGGATCAGTGATAATACAAATAAGTACTCCTCATTCAGTGGATTCTTGCTCTTCCCTGTGTGAAGTGTATGAAAACATTGTGACTTCCAAACAGATCATACATCAATAATTGTTGAAAGATTACAAAGTGTGATGTGACTTTCTGGAGCTGTAATAACTGTACGAaaaatttaatgtattttttttttttcttacttaacTGATCTATGTTGGAACCCAGTGGAAGTTAAGACTGTTTTATTAATATTGTTCTGTTTCAATATCATTTGTTCTTAAATGGTAGATATATCATGTTGAAATGTGTATAATTCAAGAATCATCTcatttttcaaatcatcacTTTATTTCCATTGTTAAGAAAGGTGCAATCAAAATGGTCAATAAAGCTGTACCCGTTGTAATGTTATTACTCTTCTGccatgtatttttttctaatcaAAGACACATAAATTAACTGCACTGACACCCCACATTCTTCATTGGATTTCACTCAAAGCAATAGCAATCCTTCACCTTCACGATGTTTAGCAACACAATACTCCTCAAATAAAGTGAGACCACTTTTAATAAATGCGTTATAAtggtgcatttttaaaatttgcatgCACATAATATTTTACCGAACCGAGAATCTGTGACAATTCAACACTAAGTTAGCAGATACTGACATCATTAAGCTGACGTGACTGTTTAATCTTTTGTATTTGAACTTATAACTGAACAAATATCTTGCTCTGAAGCTTTAATGTTTGACATCAAACATCAAACTATTCTTTCTTAAACAAAAGATATAATTCTGTACATTACAGTCTAATAAACAatcaataaaatacaatcaatgaaatatatatagaatatatgaAATTAACCCTAAAAGAAAAATCTTCACAAATTTAAAGTTACGCCCGCTTAATAAGGCGTTAAATCCTGTTACCTTAACATTTCTCTGTATCGCAGCATTAAGTATAATTTCAGTTATACTAACAGTATAGATCtgacacaaatacatttaaaagataCTAATTTCAAGGAGCGTTTCTTCGGTGCAGTTTTGTCCGACATTTCAGACACACTCTAAGAcagcgatcctcaataggcAGATCagcctgtttgtggcccccaaacttttattccttcaccatgggctttggttgggtcagcacgtgtgcaaagggacttgtctccatgccaacgatacagagacagctgggtcactcaccgctgcgagtGCAACTTTTAACtgtcactttcgttttcggagcagttcgcgtattcacattttgccggtggtataagattgaaaatggcgtgtttccaagtaaattgctattacaaagtgaacagtgaaaatccgcgactcagagaaatagggatttaaaatttgcattcattctccctctgacaggacaagccccacgtatctgacagtgcagcggtaACAAAGGCCAGACGTAGTTTAGCTAATTCTACTCcgtctcatcatgtattttcaaacacacaaatattgtaacggacggggagtttctcccggcaaacaccctttcactcacggtgccaaaatgtttatcatccttgttaaaactcaacaccatttaatcaaagaacaaatgacgtgaattaacccacaatcatcttacatatcatcttattcacaaacacattcacgaaccataattacaccaacaccaacagaatacccaagagtcattgcgccacagtccacagggggcgttacaatatgccaggagaagctgtgatgaagatttccaatttgaaacggcattatgagatgaagcataggaattttgaagagacatttcctc containing:
- the LOC115589583 gene encoding complement C1q-like protein 2 gives rise to the protein MENISVLMVVCLLAGLSECLAGENGNQTQVTEVTNEDVAETSIENDAIHNLNQGFEAPAVLASNSTGTQSRCEPPIYTVLKQLGALEERLSATVRALEETNKKLEASEKKLSALNSTVTELSAEDKGWPRVAFSAALPIDGTIGPADVLYSLVYKNVLSNIGGHYNAHTGYFTAPVRGVYYFSFTSFWWGANPGSCGGSLYKNGNKIVSWYVTNSNHASSGSNSAVLQLQVGDNVNVRLWNNRRISDNTNKYSSFSGFLLFPV